The following proteins are co-located in the Apium graveolens cultivar Ventura chromosome 5, ASM990537v1, whole genome shotgun sequence genome:
- the LOC141724807 gene encoding protein SICKLE, with the protein MEESEKRRERLKAMRMEAAQSDANNDFDNSTQTRSLSSPLLETSATNQDSCPQRFGYYTDPMAAFSGNKRSKVNQNIAQEHIIPPIQKKTVMTPPPLPSQSMHQQQESVWRPIRMVHPSGMQPGTPRGAWNGPGPAYGYNIPPSSTIGGSFSNTAGSGFGQGRGPIINSNQVQEQWLPYSSSLNSEQGVIPGYGGLQGRPGFNPIEGRGYWSTNSQSPGSVREGNPSFGQGGRGSYEYGQGRGYWSGNSPNPSPGRGSSPSFGQGGRPNFNSAQGRGSWSRNSHNPGSGYRPNLGRGSGQWSDNYASPGTARSGGRGGRGRGSRDNVSAELRPDLYYNKSMVEDPWKFLTPIIWTREDSPINTCTSSKSWLPKSISTQRAKVSGGSSESNKSQPSLAEYLAASFNDATKNDESII; encoded by the exons ATGGAGGAATCAGAAAAGAGAAGGGAAAGACTAAAAGCAATGCGAATGGAAGCTGCTCAGAGTGATGCAAATAACGATTTTGACAATTCTACTCAAACACGAAGCCTCTCCAGTCCGTTGCTTGAAACTTCTGCAACTAACCAAGATTCATGTCCTCAAAGGTTTGGTTACTACACTGACCCGATGGCAGCATTCTCAGGAAACAAGAGGAGCAAGGTCAACCAGAATATTGCACAAGAACATATTATACCTCCAA TACAAAAGAAGACTGTGATGACTCCTCCACCCCTTCCAAGTCAAAGTATGCATCAACAACAGGAATCTGTCTGGCGTCCAATAAGAATGGTTCATCCTTCTGGCATGCAGCCTGGAACACCTCGCGGTGCCTGGAATGGACCTGGTCCTGCGTATGGGTACAACATTCCACCTAGTTCAACAATAGGGGGAAGTTTTTCCAACACTGCCGGTTCTGGCTTTGGACAGGGTCGGGGCCCTATAATTAATTCTAACCAAGTTCAGGAACAATGGTTGCCCTACAGTTCTAGCCTGAATTCAGAGCAGGGTGTCATACCTGGATATGGGGGGCTTCAAGGTAGACCTGGTTTCAATCCTATAGAAGGTAGAGGTTATTGGTCCACTAACAGTCAGAGTCCTGGTTCAGTACGTGAAGGCAACCCTAGCTTTGGACAGGGAGGTAGAGGTAGCTATGAATACGGACAAGGCAGAGGGTACTGGTCCGGTAATAGCCCGAACCCTAGTCCAGGACGTGGAAGCAGCCCTAGCTTTGGTCAGGGAGGTCGGCCTAATTTTAATTCAGCACAAGGCAGAGGGAGCTGGTCTAGAAACAGTCACAATCCTGGTTCAGGTTATAGACCTAATTTAGGAAGAGGTAGTGGCCAATGGTCAGACAACTATGCTAGCCCTGGTACAGCAAGGAGTGGTGGAAGAGGTGGCAGAGGAAGAGGCTCTCGTGATAATGTCTCTGCAGAGCTTAGACCAGATTTATATTACAACAAGTCAATGGTTGAAGATCCATGGAAGTTCTTGACACCTATCATCTGGACAAGAGAAGATTCTCCCATAAATACTTGCACATCTTCAAAATCCTGGCTTCCAAAATCAATCAGCACACAAAGAGCAAAAGTGTCAGGAGGTTCCAGTGAGTCTAATAAATCACAACCAAGTCTGGCTGAGTACCTTGCTGCCTCATTCAACGATGCAACTAAAAATGATGAATCTATAATATAA
- the LOC141724806 gene encoding pentatricopeptide repeat-containing protein At1g80550, mitochondrial, whose protein sequence is MNNLKLLRSLPIHSPRWLRLFSAIYGEHRYPHSYIQTSPHASPKPNSFSTHQTPKFQTPQTHSINDIFDESSVLESLSSYNNDYKRALEFFNWLETGSKFNHTTKTFNKMIDILGKFFEFDIAWKLIDKMSKTNRVESLPDHVTFRVMFKRYVSARLVKEAVNTYSRLNEFGLKDETSFRNLVDALCEYKHVIEAEELCLGKRNEELGEMFFDGKDTRIFNMILRGYFKLGWWRKCRDFWEEMDKRGVEKDLFSYSIYMDIQCKSGKPWKAVNLYKEMKRKGIRLDVVAYNTVFRAVGQCDGVDAAMRIFLEMKESGLEASVSSFNVLVKFLCENGRYKEVYEVLDKMSGCGCPPNVITYHCIFTCLEKPKEILELFDRMFKSGVLPKIDTYVLLIRKFGRWGFLRPIFVVWKKMEEQGLSPDEFAYNALIDALLEKGMVDIARKYDDEMLAKGLSAKPRAELGTKLMETQE, encoded by the coding sequence ATGAATAACTTGAAACTCCTCCGTTCATTACCCATCCACTCTCCACGGTGGCTCCGCCTCTTCTCCGCCATCTACGGCGAACATCGATATCCTCACTCTTACATCCAAACCTCCCCGCACGCTTCACCAAAACCTAACTCCTTCTCGACTCAccaaacccccaaatttcaaacACCTCAAACCCACTCAATCAACGACATTTTCGACGAGTCCTCGGTACTCGAATCACTCTCCTCTTACAACAACGACTACAAACGCGCCCTCGAGTTCTTCAATTGGCTCGAAACAGGTTCCAAGTTTAACCACACTACCAAAACTTTCAATAAAATGATTGACATTTTAGGCAAGTTTTTTGAGTTTGATATTGCGTGGAAGTTGATTGATAAAATGTCGAAAACGAATCGTGTGGAGTCGTTGCCTGATCATGTTACTTTTCGTGTTATGTTTAAACGTTATGTTTCTGCTCGTCTTGTTAAGGAGGCGGTTAATACGTATAGTAGGTTGAATGAGTTTGGTTTGAAGGACGAGACGTCCTTTAGAAATTTAGTTGATGCGTTGTGTGAGTATAAGCATGTGATTGAAGCCGAAGAGTTGTGTTTAGGGAAGAGGAATGAGGAGTTAGGAGAGATGTTTTTTGATGGAAAGGATACGAGgatttttaatatgattttacGCGGTTATTTTAAATTGGGTTGGTGGCGGAAATGTAGGGATTTTTGGGAGGAGATGGATAAGAGAGGTGTGGAGAAGGATTTATTTTCCTACTCGATTTATATGGATATACAGTGTAAGAGTGGGAAGCCGTGGAAGGCTGTGAATTTGTATAAAGAAATGAAGAGGAAAGGGATTAGGTTGGATGTTGTGGCCTATAATACGGTTTTTCGTGCTGTAGGTCAATGTGATGGTGTTGATGCTGCAATGAGGATTTTTCTTGAAATGAAAGAATCAGGACTTGAGGCTAGTGTTTCGTCTTTTAATGTACTTGTCAAGTTCTTGTGTGAAAATGGAAGATATAAGGAGGTTTATGAGGTGCTTGATAAAATGAGTGGATGTGGTTGTCCGCCAAATGTGATTACTTATCATTGTATTTTTACGTGTCTTGAAAAGCCTAAAGAAATATTGGAGCTGTTTGATCGGATGTTTAAGAGCGGAGTACTTCCAAAAATTGATACTTATGTGTTGCTTATAAGAAAATTTGGGAGATGGGGATTTCTCCGACCAATTTTTGTTGTCTGGAAGAAAATGGAAGAACAAGGATTGAGTCCTGACGAATTTGCTTATAATGCTTTGATTGATGCTTTATTGGAGAAAGGCATGGTTGATATAGCTCGAAAGTATGATGATGAGATGTTGGCGAAAGGGCTTTCAGCTAAGCCAAGAGCAGAACTGGGTACAAAGTTGATGGAAACCCAAGAGTAG